One genomic segment of Impatiens glandulifera chromosome 6, dImpGla2.1, whole genome shotgun sequence includes these proteins:
- the LOC124943955 gene encoding uncharacterized protein LOC124943955: MNNHSSSVNGFYNFLTTTLDDLNRSFDHHHDHNQNPNFISTHFLQSVLSSLRSFHSQLTLLVQRLHLPVGDKWLDEYMDESSRLWDSCHVIKTAFSSMENFYMSGLNLTLIHPTHNHQLCRQIIRLINGCEREVWRFEEENRNLTETRIHPLLFTFEITTGSKLNGFNGFRGVLYAMRKVSSLLLMIMFNGFLVYNYLNGNNDEETTFFENCNEGVFGLEGLMGSVGRLYKRVVQKRGIGLFEIRNVREAMGELKEELGRVTMGEDVDLLELEEKMERVKCCFGLLKCGVENIVMEIDDFFDEIVHGRKMLLDICTHHIHNHT, from the coding sequence ATGAACAACCATTCTTCCTCAGTCAATGGTTTCTACAATTTCCTCACCACCACCCTCGACGATCTCAACCGTTCATTTGATCATCATCATGATCATaatcaaaaccctaatttcatCTCAACCCACTTCCTCCAATCCGTCCTTTCCTCTCTCCGTTCATTCCATTCTCAATTAACCCTTTTAGTTCAAAGACTCCACCTTCCCGTCGGAGACAAATGGCTCGACGAATACATGGACGAAAGTTCCCGCCTTTGGGATTCTTGCCACGTCATCAAAACCGCCTTCTCCTCCATGGAAAACTTCTACATGTCCGGTCTCAATCTAACCTTAATTCATCCTACCCATAATCATCAATTATGTCGTCAGATCATACGTTTGATCAACGGTTGTGAAAGAGAGGTTTGGAGATTTGAGGAAGAGAATAGAAACCTAACGGAAACAAGAATTCATCCGTTATTGTTTACATTCGAAATCACAACGGGGTCAAAGTTAAACGGTTTTAATGGGTTTAGAGGCGTTCTTTATGCAATGAGGAAAGTAAGTTCGTTGCTTTTAATGATCATGTTCAATGGGTTTCTTGTTTATAATTACTTGAACGGTAATAATGATGAAGAAACgaccttttttgaaaattgtaaTGAGGGTGTGTTTGGATTGGAGGGTTTGATGGGATCGGTGGGGAGATTGTATAAAAGGGTTGTGCAGAAAAGGGGgattggtttatttgaaattagaaatgTGAGAGAAGCCATGGGAGAGTTGAAGGAGGAGCTTGGAAGAGTGACAATGGGTGAGGATGTTGATTTATTGGAGTTGGAGGAGAAGATGGAAAGAGTGAAGTGCTGTTTTGGATTATTGAAATGTGGGGTTGAGAATATTGTTATGGAGATTGATGATTTCTTTGATGAAATTGTTCATGGAAGGAAGATGCTTCTGGATATTTGCACTCATCATATTCATAATCATacctag